Below is a window of Diaminobutyricibacter sp. McL0608 DNA.
GCCAAAGCCCAAGCCCGGATGCTCGATGAGGGTGTGAGCGAGCCGGCGCCATCTGCACCTGAGCTGCCTGAGGACATCCGCCCCTCACGCCCGTTCAGTGACGAGCGGATACGCGCCGCGCTTCCTGTCGGCCGATTTGGCCTCGACGATCTACGAATCATGCACTGGCGGTCCAAGCAGCGTCGGCGCGCTGTGTGAGGGCGATGTGAACCTTGTGGGCTTCCGGCTCGTGTAATTCACTGAGGAGGACGTGGGCAGCGAGGCCCAGCAACCGAAACTCGTCTGCCCAGAGCCGACACCATGACATTCAGAACCGAGAGCCGAATCTCAGTCGCCGGGAGCATCGATGACGTGTGGGCATATCTGTGCGATGTCGGACGCTGGTCGGAGTGGGCGCCGACAGTGCTGGAGTGCCGGATTCGCGACGGCGGTGCGCTGCGCCCGGACGCGTGGGTGGACCAGCGAGCGAAGGATCTGGGGTTCAACCACAAGCGGAGTGAGCAGGTGACAGCCGTCGACCCGCCCCACTCCATGTCATTCGTCGGCACGATGGGCACGTCCGTCGCGCGATGGGGAATGGAATTCGAGCC
It encodes the following:
- a CDS encoding SRPBCC family protein, whose translation is MTFRTESRISVAGSIDDVWAYLCDVGRWSEWAPTVLECRIRDGGALRPDAWVDQRAKDLGFNHKRSEQVTAVDPPHSMSFVGTMGTSVARWGMEFEPEGDLHTNAMMWVEVDLANVMRAIPGPSLQGQVQRVSDIEMAAIKAAVEADVQAGAGSP